The genomic stretch TTTACGAGACATGACGAGGTTCCTACTCAGGTACTCGTTACTTTTTTATCAATGGGTGTACACAACATAACTTCATATAGGTATTTCCAAAATCAAAGCGTCTTGCTtatgacggacactatccgtcacaaactgAAGAAGGATAATGTCCCTCTTATAATAAGGCAAGTGGAGGGAAAATGGAGCACCCCATGAATAATGTCACTTGCATTTTGTGAAAGGGACACTATCCTTCTTCACCTTGTAACGTATAGTGTCTGTCTTCAATGATATTAATCGTAGTCTCTAGAAGAGGTGTCATAGATAGATAAAGTTACTCGAGACGGTATTTTAATCACAATTTTTCTTCGGTATATTTTAAGATTTTCTCACTAGAACATTTCGTATTGTAAGGCGTACGATAAGTTTAATCGAACATAACTCTTAGGCCTTAGCCACCAATCCACCAAAGATAATACTTGCTTTTTGACATTATTTATGATCGTAGataatctttgatattattcttaatctataggACAAAATATAGACATGTGAAATCTTGCTTGATTTATCGTCataaatgctataagaatatcaaatttttataatttttaataatgtgtaactaaagatatttacgttgcacATCGACAAGCGTGATAAAGTCACTGTTACTTTTGATTTGAATGAGAGAGAGTACTTCTCAATTAGTGTAGAACCTTTGCAATAAATGCAAATATacataattttttattttaataagatatttaaataatatagtactccctcctagtcactatattgttcccatttgatatgggcacaatacttaaggaaaagtattaaaataggagtaaaagagttgtttggggttggtgataggagagagggatgaattattagtagttacataaggaattgtggggccaaaacatgaagaaaagtaataaaataggagtaaaagagttgtgtggggtttggtgataggagagaggaataaatataataagagtaaaagtttctaaaaatagaaaggggaacattagttgaataatccgtttcgggaaaaagagaacattatagtgactgggagggagtaatatttcactaattgttcatttttctcgttattgtattttgtttcaaagaaaaaaaattaaaatcgcTTAAATATATTttctaaaaaaatatttttttataccacaaagttAATGATTCCAGTTTATAAATTATCTTAATTTTTTTGTCAAGAAAGTAATAAAAACGATTTGTAGTTTTGTTTTAGGTAGTACAGGTAAAAccattctcaaataatagcatTAATAAAAGATTTAACAATTTAtaatcccccttatactaaaagaataaggatTATGAAATGTTTTCACTCCAAAAGCACTTCGTTAACTAAGGAAACAAATAAGATTGATTTTCTTCCATTAAACCATTATCTTTTTAACATATTTTCTTTTCATCAAagtataattttattattaaactCTCAAATAAAGCTATTGattgaaataaaataaatttgatatAAACCCATAAATTATATATTGCTAAATTTTTCATTTGGAGCTATTATTAATGATTTGCGCGCATAATTAAAACTATAAGCTCTTATTATTAGCTTATacgataactttttttttttgagaaaatttataaatagACATCAATAGTTTCGAgttaaaaaaatcattaaaatacacattttctcttttttttttttcactccaACAAAAATACTTTGGcgtgaaatatgaaaattaataACGTGTCGATTTAACCTATAACTAAAACACGTTAAAAATAACAACCCTATAGATACCGCGTATGCATTGTGTGTGATCTAGACTAAAttgtatactccctcctattcactaagaTGTTCCACAATTCCCAAAATGGCAAATTCACtaatttcttccactttccttattaGTCTATTATTTGTGGTTTTATGACTTGTGATCCCACTGATTCCCACATTCtctctcttatttttattttcctctaTTTTCCACTACAAATCTCCATCCTCTTAAAAACTCCCCAAAAGGTAATGTGGAAGATaataagagggagtattatttatattatttatattttaattaaaagatttagCCAAGAGTTGTCCCTTTTTACTCGTAGTTTCCGTTGTTTTGTTTGTAACTTAGTAGTTTTTTCCGAGTAAGGATTCTCTCCATTTCTCAAAAAGAAATGAGGGCCCATTACTTCTCAACGATTCCGATTAAATCTGAGCTCGATCGGATGGTAGTAGATTTATCTGAAAATAAAAAGGTAAATGAATGAGATTGtaatatataatataataatgtTTTGTAAGAGAAAATGGATCGTTTTTcctcttgtttttgtttgttcgTTTTCTTGTTTGGGTTATAATCCTGCTTCTCCGCACACACACAAAATCATAATTTCTGACTACAAGTTTGGAAAgtcggtttttttttttcaaaccgaaAGTATCATAAAGACGAATAATCGTTAAAAAAATTACGAGTTTTTGAAGTCATAGGCCACAGTTATTGACAATCAAAGTTTTTATGCATAAAAGAGTGGTATACCATAGAAAACGAAATAGTTAAGGGGAAATAGACAAATAGTTAAGGTACCTATATGTGAGTGACTCCGTTGTAGTATCGACCCGTCTCATTTATATTGTTCACATTTAAATTTCGAGAGCAATATGAATTTTTAGGGTAAATTCAATGGtacaaatttttcaaaaatgaACAGAGTGATATCAAAACTAATATTAACGTGGGTGCATCAGATACTTGACTTGATAAATCAAGAAAAGGCAGGGAATGAGGGAGAGGACAACCGTTCAACTAACGGACTTCGCAATGTCACCATCTTAGAAGCGGGGAATGGCGAAGAAGACAGCCATCAAGATAACGACATTCGCAATGTCCGCAATGTAGCAGCGAGGAATGGGGGAGAGGACAACCGTCTAGCTAACGGCATTCGCACTGTCGGCCTTGTAGCTGCAGGGGCCGCAGCTTTATGGGGTGCTTTTACTCAAGCTCCAAATATAATGCGTTTACTGAACAACATCAATGCGCATTATACCCTGCAGTATTTTGGATCGGATCGAAACCAAGTACAAAAGGCAAGGGCCGGATGCATTATAAGAAACGAAGGACAATTCGTGGTGGCGGCTGCTTACAACCTCGACAACAGATATCCGGGCTGTAACGTGGCGTTAGCTGAAGCAATAGCTTTAAAGAATGGTCTAAAATTGGCCAGAGATAACTCGGTTCAACTCGATGTCATTGACGGGCGCAATCGGGAGGTTCGCGACCTTGTACTTGGTCTAGAGAGGATGCCACCTAGGTTTCCCCAGTTAAGTGTTGTTATTCAAGAGATCAAATCTGTTCTCCGTAACCAGGGAATTCAGCCAGAGGATCTTAATATTAATCATGTCGACGAAGAAACTATTAGAGTGGCTCGAGAACTCGCAACCGTGGGCGGATTACTTCGTCAAGAAGCAAAGGTTTATAACAAACTTGAAGATCTTCCTCTCAGGGTGGCCAGCTTGTTTAGTGCTAACTTTGCCTGATCAATGTTGAAGAgaattgagaggtcccgggttcgactccctACACGGGAGTGCTGCGGTTACCTGTCATCTGAAAGGATGTCTTACATGGCACACGTGGTTTGCAGGGTATTGCATgtgcccggggggattcaacccctcgtcaccaaaaaaaaaaaaatgttgaagaGAATAGATTGGATCATGTGTTCATTACTATTATCATATATTGTTGTGTTCTTGTTTCCGCATTACTTGCTAAATTGATACTCCCTCAGATTCAGTGAATAGttttcttttactttattttgtaagGAAAAAATAAAGCAAATATAAACTATTAATTGAAACAGAGCGATTAAAAATTAGTGGAATAATGCTTGGAAATTTGATGTTCCATAATAAAAGCATTGTCACTTCTCTTTTGTATTGCAAGTTGGATATTAGTATATACGCCTTGTTTGGCAAACGGCAAAAGCAGATTTATGATAGCAGATTGCGTTAGCAGAATACAGTTGACAGATTTTAGTAGCGGGTTTGATCATCATATTAAATTAGCAGTATTAAGGAAACATGTTTGGTAATTTATCATTTTCATGTATAAACTCAATATGCTATTACGATATGCTGCTATTAGCAGCATATTCAAAAACAGTAGATTCCGACCAATATGTTATCTAAATATGCCATTAGCCAAACACATAAAATTAGTAGATTgactagtttggatgcccgtgcgttgcaacggggtaattaacttagtaaacaaaaattggttataaggtcttaatatttacatcttatgtcttatcatttatttagatagatcaaaagtcaaaacatcttatttaagagacgcaaaagatgttaggttgataactaagttccaaggatgcctcatatttataatcataagaccactacatcttatgttaatctttcaatgtgcctacattatttttcaatgtgggacatataacatactaagaaatacacaattttatatatatacaaattatatgaaatttatacgctaatgatatcatttttaccacgaatcaaattatgttattttcataattttcttaacgatatttttttgccaaatgaaatgtaaaaatgttttatataaaaattagaaacatcacttgaatataatataggaaatatatattataataattaaaagattctctactttattttttacatcaaaaaatattatttatgatactttactaaattaatttttaagatcaccccaccttataataattttctgatgtgggacaattcaaatatttatatgtagtatatttaccacacctgcattatttttcaatgtgggacaaataacacacgaaaaagtacaccatcttttttgcacctatttcgatatccaacccgatttaataataatgagaa from Silene latifolia isolate original U9 population chromosome 2, ASM4854445v1, whole genome shotgun sequence encodes the following:
- the LOC141628899 gene encoding uncharacterized protein LOC141628899; amino-acid sequence: MFPRDLYTLNFDGSHNNQKQRAGAGCIIRDDNGELVVAAAYNLVGPDLSRCNVAIAEAVGLRNGLRLARERNLNLSVIKGDSQEVIELVRGAQGRTQPPPLTSIIQEIKGNLGHASLLQINRASNRVADKLASMGSSLVTTESKVFTRHDEVPTQILDLINQEKAGNEGEDNRSTNGLRNVTILEAGNGEEDSHQDNDIRNVRNVAARNGGEDNRLANGIRTVGLVAAGAAALWGAFTQAPNIMRLLNNINAHYTLQYFGSDRNQVQKARAGCIIRNEGQFVVAAAYNLDNRYPGCNVALAEAIALKNGLKLARDNSVQLDVIDGRNREVRDLVLGLERMPPRFPQLSVVIQEIKSVLRNQGIQPEDLNINHVDEETIRVARELATVGGLLRQEAKVYNKLEDLPLRVASLFSANFA